CTCGCTTTCGAGGAGCGCGAAGTTGTGCGCGCCCATCGTACAGAGGCTCGCGCCCTTCTCGGGGATCGCATCGGGCATCCGCCCCCAGTCGAATACCGAGTAGGCGTCGGTGAAGACGAACCGTCCCCGGCCGAGGGCCGTGTCGGTGGCCGGCTCGGCCACCCGGAACTCCTTGACGCTGGTCATGGTCGGGGGTCGCCGGGGGCGAACTAATCGGTTGCCATCCGAGCAAACATATATCACCGCTGGCTCACGAAGGTGGTAGCTGTTCACACTCCAGTACTATGCCCGAGACCACCTGTGCGAAGTGTGGGGAGCGCGGCGAGTCCCACTGGCGGATCCGGCTCGAACGCGACTCACAAGCCACGACCGAGGCGAGCGGCTACCGGCTATGCCGCGGCTGCTGGGACGAGCTCCGCGGCCGGCACGGGGAGGCGGAGTCGTGACCCAGAACCCGGACGTCCCGGCCGAGACCGACGGCGGGCAGACCGTCGGCACCGACTGCGCGCTCTGCGGGCGCGATCTCTCGCCGAGCGAGTACCCCCACTGCCGGACGGTGCTGGTCGACGAGACCCCGACGGGCGGCGAGAAGGAGTCGGTGCGGATGGTCTGTGATTCCTGTTTCCGCGAGCTCGACGAGGAGCTCACGAGACACACGGACTCGAGTTCGGGACAGTCGGCCTGACCGCCGCGCGAACCACGCACGCCACCCCACCGCTGGGTTTTAACGCGTCGCCGACACGGCTTAGACATGGCCGACGTATCACGCGGGGAGTTCGACTTCGAACACGTCCCCGAAACCGACCAGTCCTTCGAGAACGCCCTCCGAAACGCCCGCGACGGCGACCGTCTCTCCGTCGACGACGGCATCGAACTCATCACCACCGGCACGGACAGTGATGGAATCGACCCCGAACGAAAGGAGGCGGTGCTCGAAGCCGCCGACCGCCGTCGCGAGGAGGTGGTCGGCGACCGGGTGACGTTCGTCGCCAACCTCAACAACAACGTCACCACCGCGTGCAATACAGGTTGTCTGTTCTGCAACTTCAAGGACAGCTCGCACGCGTTCCGCACCGACTCGACCGTCGAGCACGCGGGCTTCACGAAGACACCAACCGAGTCGCGCGAGATCGTTCGTGCCGCCGCCGAACGCGGCATCTACGAGGTCACCTCCGTCTCGGGGCTCCACCCCGCCTTCGCCCTCGACGACGAACACCACGAGATCCTCGCCGGGCACGCAAACGCCGCGCGAACGGTGAACTACCGTCCGCCCGCCGAGTACGACACGGATCCGGGCACCTACCTCGAACAGATGCGCGCGATGAGCACGGACGGGATCCACCTCCACTCGATGACGCCCGAGGAGGCCTACCACGCCAAGCGCGGCACCGACTGGAGCTACGAGGAGGTCTACCGCCGGCTGAAGAACGCAGGGCTCTCCTCGGCCCCCGGCACCGCCGCCGAGATCCTCGTCGACGAGGTTCGAGACGTGATCTGCCCCGGGAAGATCGACACCCAGGGCTGGCTCGACGCGATGGAGGCCGCCGCCACCGTCGGTCTCGACATGACCGCGACCATCATGTACGGCCACGTCGAGAACGAAGCCCACCGAGTTCTCCACCTCGAAAAGGTGCGCGACCTCCAGGACAGAACGGGAGCCATCACGGAGTTCGTACCGCTCTCGTTCGTCTACCCGAACACGCCGCTCCACGACCGCGGCATCGTCGAGTCGGGAGCCACCGAGGACGAGGACGAACTCCTGATCGCCGTTTCCAGATTGTTCCTCGACAACATCGAGAACATCCAGTCGAGCTGGGTGAAGTACGGCGACCAACAGGGATTGAAGATGCTTTCGTGTGGAGCCAACGACTTCATGGGGACCATTCTCTCCGAAGAGATCACCAAACGCGCGGGCGGCGAGTTCGGCGAGTACCGGAGCTTCGCCGAGTACGTCGAGATGATCTCCGCCATCGGCCGGACGCCCGCCGAGCGCTCGACGGACTACCGACAGATCCGCGATATCGACCCGAGTGAGAAGACTTTCGGCCCGCGACTCGGGCCGCAGAGCGACGGCACGCCGCTGTTCGATGCGGGAACGACGCCCGCGACCGCCGACGACTGAGGCTCGTTCGAAATCGCGACGCTGGACTACGCCGACGACTGTTCTTCTGAAGGTCGGGGATCGCCGACGAGTACAACCGCCTACGTCAGCCGTCGAGCACCGCGCGATAGCGTTCACCGGCGGCGTCGTCGGCCTCGATCGCGCGCTGGATGACCGGTGAGAGCCAGCCGTCCTCGACGTAGTGTGCGTGGGTCGGCAAGCGCTCTCGCAACGGGACGCCGCCGAACTCGGCTATCTCCTCCAACTCCCGGAGCGCGGGCCAGGCGTAGTCGGGGTTGATGTGATCGGCGGTGATCGGGGAGACCCCACCGAGATCGTCGACACCGCAGTCGAGCACCTCTCGAACGGGCGCGAGGTTCGGCGGGACCTGGACCGAGATCTCCGCGGGAAGTGCGGCGCGCGCCATCGCCACCGCGCGCCGGAGGTCCTCGACGTCGGGCGTCGACCCGCGCCAGCGCTCGTTCTCCGCGACGGGTTGCACGATGACCTCCTGAATGTGACCGTACTCCTCGTGGAGGCCACGGATCGCGAGCAGCGAGTCGGCTCGGTCCGACCAGTCCTCGCCGATCCCCACGAGGATCCCGGTCGTGAACGGGATGCCCACTTCCCCCGCCGCCCGAATGGTGTTCAGTCGCTGCTCGGGGGTCTTTCGCCGGGGGCCGGCATGAGCGTCGACGTCGGCGGTGGTTTCGAGCATCACGCCCATCGAGGCGTTGACCTCGGCGAGCGGGGCCATCTGCTCGCGCGTGAGGTCGCCGGGGTTGCTGTGCGGGAGGATGCCCACGTCGAGCGCGAGCTCGCACATCTCGTGGAGGTAGTCGTGGATCGAGTCATGGCCCCAGTCGTCGAGCTGGTCGTGGATCTCGGTATAGCGGTCGTCGGGGGTGTCGCCGAAGGTGAACAGCGCCTCGGTACAGCCCGCGTCGACACCCGTTTCGAGCACGTCGCGGACCGCTTCCCGAGACATGAGGGTGGCCTCCCCAGGGGGATCGAAGTAGGTGCAGTAGGTACAGGTGTAGCGACACGCGGTGGTGAGCGGGACGAAGACGTTGCGCGCGAAGGTGAGCGCCGGTGCGGGGTCGACGTCGGCGGGACCAGTCGTCAAAAGCCGGTCGCGCTCGTGCGCCGAGAACCCGAACTCGCTGGCGAGGGTCCCGGACATGGAGTCGGCTTCCGGTCGGATACGCAAAAGCACTGTCTTCGACGCGACCCCGGTGTCGAGTGGAGGGCGACGACACCGGGTGCGACGTCAGGTGGGCGTCGTCGGCGCGAACCATGGCGTTCGCGCACTCACGGGTTGGCCACCGAACGGAAAAACGGTTGTCCCAAATCTCACCGGGTTCAGACGCGACGAACCGTGACACGGCCGGTCGAGTTCGTCGCGAGGTCGATGTCGGCGTCGACGAGCCAGTCACGCGCCGCGCCGGTCGCGTGGATCAACACCTCGGCGAGGTCCGCGGGTTCGTCGATGTCGGTCGCGAGCCGGAACGAGTCCACGGTCCCGACGCGCGCACCGACCCGCCGCGCCGCACGTCGGTGGTCGAGGTACGACGTCCCGTGGAAGTCGGTTCGAAACTCGGGGTGGCGGGCGACGAGCGCGTTGGTCCCGCCGCCCCGGCCCGGGGCGAGCACGACGTCGCCCGAGGCGTCGAACAGGGTCGAGAGCGCGGCGGGCGTGGCGAGCGGGAGGTCGGCCATCACCACCGCCGCGGGGCCGTCGTCGAGGACCGCATCGACCGCCGCGCTCAGTGGGCGGTCGTCGACGGTGGTCGGCACGTCGGCGTCGAGCGGCGCGGTGGCGAGAACGGTGGGGTCGTGACTCGTCGCCCGGAGCGCGTCGAGGACGTCGTGGAGCATCGCGCGGGCGAAGTCGCGGCGTTCGTCGGGGGTGAGGACGTCCCCGAGTCGGGTCTTCGGCTGGTCGGCGGCGAACGGGACCACGACGCGCATACCGCCCGAAACACACCGGCCCTCAAATCCTCAGCGGTCGCGCCACGAGTCCTCCGCCGAGCGCTTGCGGTAGGTCCGTACGCCGGCCCCGCCGAGCACGACCACGACGCCGCCGAGGAACAGCCCCGAGATCATGCCGATGGGATAAGTCTCCCGACCGGCATCTTGGCGGGCGTCGGCCGCGATCGACGTCGCGAGGTCGAACTCGCCGGCGCGGTAGGCGGTCACCGCGAAGCCGAACTGCTCCTCGAGCTCCGCGTCGCTGCCGTTGTCGCGGATGGCGGCCCGGGTGGCGTTGAGCGTCGTCCGCGCCGACTGGCTCGACCGGGTGTAGTGGGCCGCGCGCCAGTCGTCGACCGTCCCCGACGAGTTCCCGCCCTCGCGAGCGAACGAAACCAGTCGATAGCGCTCACGGTCGGGGTAGGTGAAGTTCGCGACCGACGGGGCGGTGCCCGTGACCGAGACGGTGATCTCGCTCACGTTCCGGGCGGCGCGAACGGGAACGGTGACCGACGGACCGCGGCCCTGCCGGGTGGCGAGCACGCGGTGATCGAGCCCGGCGGCCGTGACGGTCCAGGTCGCGTTGTCGAGCCCCGTCGTGGCGTTGAGCCGCCACTCGGTCGGCGCGTCGGTGTAGAGGTCCGTGAGGACGTAGGACGCCGTGACGTTCTCGCCGACCTGGGTTGCGTTCGGGGACTGGTTCGCGGTGGCCGAGACCGCCGCCCCCGGCGTGGCGAGCGCGGCGACCGCGACGAGGGCAGCCACGAGAAGGAACGCGCGTGTCGGTCGGGTCATGGAATGGTGACGGCGACGGCAACGCCAAGACGACCATCGGAGCGGTCGGTTGCGTTCCCACCGCTCGATACTCAATTAATCCCACTCGGAACAATAACTCTTGCGCCAGACGGCTTCTCGGGCCCGGAAACGGGGTCTGACGCACGTCAGACGAAAGGCTGACACCGGGCGGGAAGCCCGGTTATGGCCGGTCGGTCACCGCACGCCGAGGTACGACGCGAGCGTGGTGAGGTCCGACTCGCTGCGGCCGAACGCGTCGATGTCGTTGTGGGTGACGACGTTGTCCATCTCCAGCGACCGGGCCTGGTCGGGGCCGAACGGGACGAACGGGACCGGCCCGATGGCGGCCATTCCGACCTTCGTGAGCCCCATCGGCACGGGGACGACCGAGACGGGTTTGCCCTCGGCCCGGTAGGCGAGTTTGGCGACGTCGGCCAGCGTCAGCGCGGCGGGCCCGCCGATCTCGTAGGTCTCGCCGACGTGGGAGTCGTCCTCGACGGCGTCGGCGAGCATCGGCACGAGGTCGCCGACCCAGATGGGCTGGAAGCGGGTGCGCCCGCCGCGGGGCAGCGGTGCGAGGTAGGGCGGTGTGACCTTCTTCGTGAAGGAGACGAACTCGCCGCCGTCGCCGAACACCACCGACGGGCGGAATATCGTCCAGTCGAGGGTCGACTCGTGGACGACGTCCTCCGCACGCCCCTTCGCCCGGATGTACGCCGTCGCCCCGTTCGGATCGGCACCCAGCGCGCTCTGCTGGACGAAGCGGGGGACGTCGTGGGCTTCGGCCGCCCGGACCGCGTTCTCGGTTCCCCGGAGGTGGACCCCCTCGTGGCTCTTGTCCCCCGGCGGCTGGAACAGCGGCGAGAGCGCGACGAGGTTCACGACCACGTCACGACCCTCGAACGCCCCCTCGATCGAGTCGTAGGCCGTCACGTCGCCGACCGCGGTGTCGACGTCCGCGTCGAAGATCGACGGGTCGGGGTCGCGCGAGAGCGCCGTCACCTCGTGGCCGCGTTCGACCAGCTCGTCGCAGAGATATCGCCCGATGAAACCGCCGCCGCCGGTCACGAGTACGTCCATGGGCCGACTACTCGGGGACCGCCCCTAAACCTACCGTCGATGGGGTCGGCCCGCCCGATCGCTGCCCGATATCGCTCGACCACCGTCCGATTCCGCCGTTCGTTTTTCATCACGTTTTCGTTACGCATCTTGAATTCGTCACACTGATAGGTCGTCGTCACACGCGATCGAACGATGGCAGGACGAGCGGACGACGGGGCGGGCGGGTTCGCGCGGACGGTCGGGCTCCGCGATCTGCTGGTGATGAGCGTCGGCGGGATGATCGGCCCCGCGGTGTTCTACTACCCCGCGGTGACCGCGGGGCGGACCGGACCGGCGGCGGTGCTCGCGTGGCTCCTCGCCGGGGTCGGGATGACAGCGGTCGCGCTGTGTTACACCGAACTCTCGACGGCGTTCCCCGAGCAGGGCGGCCCCGCGGTGTTCCCCGCCGAGACGGTCGGCAGGCGACCGGTGGTCCGGCGGTTCTTCGCGTTTCTGGAGGGGGTCTGCTATGCGATCGGCTGGGTGTTTGGGGTCTCGGTCTCGGCGTGGTTCATCGCGACCTACCTCGGGCAGGTCCCGGGGCTCGGCGGGGTCGCGAGCCACCCCGTCGCGCTCGCGGCGGTCGCGGTGGTGGCGAGTTTCGTCGTCACCGCGCTCGGGATCGACCTCACGAAACGAGCGACGCTGGTGCTGACGGCGTTCATCCTCGCGGTGTTGGTACTGGTGGTCGGGGCCGGACTCGGGACCGTGTTTGCGGGCGACGGCGGTGGGTTCACCCCCTTCCTGACCGGCGACGCGCTCGGCTTCCTCGGCTCGATGGGGGTGGCGCTGTCGGCCTACGGCGCGTGGACGGTGATCCCCGCGAGCGCCGAGGAGGTGAAACGACCCGCGTGGACGCTCCCGCGGGCGATCCTCGGGTCGCTGGTGGTCGTCACGCTGCTCTACACCGCCGTGATGGTCGTCTTCGTCGCGGTGATCCCCACGACCACCATCATGCCGAACGCACCCGTGTTTTTTGCGCCGCTGAGCGTGCTCGCGGGCGCGGTGGGGCTCGGCGTCGTCGGGGAGTACCTCGTACCGCTCGCGGCGCTCGTCGCGGTCTTCACCACGATGCTCGTCGGAATCACGGGGACCGCGCGGGTGCTGCTCGCGATGGGACGGCGGGGGTTGCTTCCAGCCGTCTTCGCTCGGGTCGATGACCGGACGGGGACGCCGGTGGTCGGCGTAGCGGTCGTCGCGGCGGCGGCGCTCGGGCTCGTGTTCGTCCGTGGCTTCTACGGCCAGATCGTGCTCGCGGCCCTGGTCGGCACGGTCGTTCCCTACGTCGTCAACGTGGTCGCGCTCGTCGGGCTCCGACGGTACCGCCCCGACGTGACGCCGACGTTCGAGGCCCCCGGCGGGCTCGCCCTCCCGGCGGTCGCGCTCTGCTTTCTCGGTTCGATGGCGGCCGGACTCGGCGTCGAGCGCCCGCTGACCGCCGGACTCGTCGTCGGCGGGGTCGTGGTCGGGTTCGTCCTCCAGGAGGTCGTCGTCGAGGGGAAGACGCGGAAGACCGCGGCGAGTTCAGATGATTGAAGACGCCCGTGGAGAGAGTCGGTGTATGCTGGTCACGCTCGAAGGCATCGACGGCAGCGGCAAGACCACCGTCTGGGAGGCGCTCCACGAGCGCTACCCCGACGCGGTGTTCACCCGCGAGCCGACCACCGACTCGTGGTACGGGGACGCCGTGGCGCGCTCGCTCGCCGACGACGACGCCGACCCGCTCGCCGAACTGTTCCTCTACACCGCCGACCACGCCGCCCACCTCGCCCGAACCGTGCGGCCCGCGCTCGATGCCGGGGAACTGGTGATATCGGACCGGTACTCGGACTCGCGCTACGCCTACCAAGGCGCGGCGCTCGACGGCGTCGTCAAACGACCGATGGAGTATATCCGGGGGATCCACCAGCCCTGGACCCGCCCACCGGACCTGACGGTCTACCTCGACGTCGACCCCGAGACCGGGGCGGCCCGGAGCGGCGCGACCAACAAGTTCGAGCAGGCGGGCTACCTCGCCGGGGTCCACGCGAACTACGAACGGCTCATCGGGTACGAACCCGAGCGGTTCGTCCGGGTCGACGCCAGCGCCGCCCCCGAGGACGTGCTCGACGGTGTCGAGGCGGCGCTCGAACGGGTCCTCGACGGCGGGTAGGTCGGCTGGGAGGTTCGGAAGGCGCTATCGTTTCGCGAGCGCGAACATGACCGGGGCGACCACGAGCAGCCCGAGCCCGATGTAGAGGAAGTAGCCCGGGCCGTCGATGCTCGGTACCAGCGCGAACAGGAGGCCGAAGGTCACGGTCTGGATCGCGAGCAGTTTGCCCGAACGTTGGGTGAGGCCGACGAGGAACGCGATGGCGAAGACGAAGACCAGGAGCTGCCCGAGGTTGTACTGGAGCAGGAAGTTATCGAGCGCCTGGAGCGGTGGCGTGAACATCCTCGTCAATCGATCGTGAGTAGTCGGCTTCAAACTTACGACCCGCGCGACGGGTCACTCCTCGACCGGTCCGGTGAGATCCAGCGGTCGGATCCACCGATACCAGACCGCGAGCACCATCCCGAAGTAGCCGACGACCCAGACCACCATCCCCACGGTGTCGTAGCCCGCCATCGAGAGGGCGTAGTCCGCGGCACCGGGGATCACGACGCCGGCGGCGAGGACGATGCCGAACAGTACCCGTTCGTCGATCGTCACGACGGGGTCACCCGAGCCCGTGGCCGTCGAGCGGCGTTCATGGTTCGGAGACGGGGCCGAACGGCCCTCAATCGTTCGGTTCGTCACGGTCCGCCCGGTGTCACACGTGGTCCCAGCCGGTCGCGGGTCCGGTCGAACCGTGGTCGTCGGACGGCGGGAATTCGGTCCCCCGACGGACGAACGACCGCGAAATCGTGCGATGGCCCCGCACAAAGCTTATGCTCACGAGGCGCAAAGTATATGCTGGAGCGCGGGGCGCTCCGAGACAGCGAGGGGGAGACCCGTTGCGTGGCATCACCTGTAACGAAACCCCCCTGCTGTCTTCCTTCGGACTCGAAACACGGAGCCGACGGCGATCCGTTCGACCGTCGGATGAATTCTCCGAGACAGCGGGTCGAGCGGAGCCGCCGTCGTCTACATCCGTTTCAGACGGACTTCGGTGTCGTTGATCGTCTCGACGTCGTCACCACGGAGTTCGTGGGTGTCGTCGCCGTCGTCCCATCCAAGCGCGGACTTGATCTCGTCGAGGACCCCCGACTCCGACGCGGTGTCGTCGGTTTTGACGTGGGCCCGCCCGTCCCGAACGTCGGTCACGCTCCCGAGTTCGGTCCCTTCGTGGTCGAGGACGGTGCTGCCTCGGTCGTCGTCGGTGAACTCTCGTGCCATCATCCGGTCGAATCCCCGGAGGGGCAACTGTGTTGTCCCCGCACCAGCAAGCTACGGGGCGGTGACGGACCGGGCGTATAGGGGTGGACTTACGACACCGACAGCGCACGGTGAAAACCCGTCTCCTGCGAGGATTTCCACCTGCCGACCGCCTCGTCGGGGACTGGACTGCCCGCGGCCCTTCGGGGCGTTTATTGTGTACGACCATGAACGTCACCAGGGGAAGTGAGCTGCCACTGATCCAGTCCGAATCCGTCGCCGACCTCACTTCCCCTCTCCGTGAGAGCCCGGTCAGGGTGCGAACTGCAACGAGGTTTTATGACCCCGTTATAACCAGCTTGATACTGCCCGCAGAGTTGGTTCATGGTGAGGACACGATGGAACGACCATGTCGAAAGTAAGCGGCGGTTCGTCACGAGGCGTCGTCGAATACTGCAAGTTGTGTGGGAAGTCGTCCCTGAACGTCGAGGACGACCTCTGTGAGGACTGCCGCGCCTGAACGAGGGTTGTTCGCGGGCCCACCGAGCCCCGGCTGCCTCCGTTCTCGAACTGTAGGGAAGCCCCGCGGGCGGTGTAGGCGGTAAGCGACCCGAGACGTACACGTGGGTGGTCGTGAGTGGTTGTCCGCTGAAAGAAATCGGCGTGGGTTGGGAAGGTGCCTTAGAGGCGACGGAGGTGGATACCGTCGTCGTCGTAGGAGTCCACGTCGTCGCCGCGAAGCTCGTGGGTGTCGTCGCCGTCGTTCCACCCGAGCGCGTCCTTGATACTGTCGAGAACGCCGGAGTCGCTATCGCTCGTATCGACGCGTGCGTTCCCGTCCCGAACGTCGTTGACGGTCCCGACCCGGTTGCCAGCGTGGTCGAACACACCGCTTCCGCGGTCGTCGTCGGTGAAGTCTCGTGCCATTGCGACCGATCGATGGCCGGCCGGAGGGAACGGTGTTGAGCAAGCACCAGCAAGGTATCGAGGGACCGGAGCACTACTCCGTCCTCGTAACGGCCGGTGAGAACCACGAGGAGACGGGAACTGAGGGGATGCGCCAACGGCCACTATCCGTGTGGAGAACGAGTGGGCCAACGCGGATTTGAACCGCGGACCTCCCGGTTATCAGCCGAGCGCTCAACCTAACTGAGCTATTGGCCCGGGAACGACGATTGCTGCCTGCCGTTTGTAAGCGTTTCTTTTCGGTGTCGGGACCGGTCAGCCGGAGCCCTCGTTGACATCGTACTCCTCGGGGTCCACGTCGTAGGTGTCGCCGGTCTCGGTCCCGCCGGGGAAGCCGCCGCCGTAGACCACGCCGCTCGCGATCCCGCCCGTCTTCCGGTCGAGGTACGGCACGATGAGCCAGCGCTTGAGCGCGCCCCGGACCGGCCACCGCGTCACCGGGACCACCAGCAGGACCCCCAGCAGGTCGGTCACGAGCCCCGGGGTGAGCAGCGAGACGCCGGCGGCGATCAGGAGCCCGCCGTCGAGGAGTTCGTCGGCCGGGAGCCCGCCGCGCGCGACGTCGCGCTGGATCTTCCGGATGGTGTGACGGCCCTCGGCCCGGACCAACAGCCCGCCCACGAGCGCGGTGAGGACCACGAGCGCCACGGTACCGACCCAGCCGAGCGGCGTCAGCGTCGCCACCGCGACGAGCACCACCATGTCGAACAGGGGGATCAGGAGAAGTAAGCCGAGTATCCGGAGCAGCATACCTCGGGTACTCACCCCGGACGCAAAACCTTTGTTCATGCGTCAGGCTCGGCCGTGCCACGGTCGAGGACCGAGGGGATAAACTGACGATGGGTTTTTTGTTCGGGGAACGGAAGACCCCATCAATGGCGAGCCTCAGGGATCTCGGGCTCTCGGAGTACGAGGCGCGGGTCTATCGGACGCTGCTCGACACCGGCCCCACGACCGCGAAGGAGCTCTCACGCGAGAGCGAGGTGCCGATGGGACGGATCTACGACGTGCTGGCGAACATCGAGACCCACCGGCTCGCGCGCTCGCAGAACGCGAGCCGACCCAAGAAGTACGTCGCGGTCGAACCCGAGACCGCGCTCGACCGGCTGCTCGACGACCGCCACCAGGAGCTCGAAGCCAAGGCCGACCAGTACGAGGCGGTGGTCGACGAGCTCAGCCAGACCCTCGACGCGGCCGAGTCCACGGACGAGCGGTTCTGGACCGCGGCTGTGGGGCCCGAGGACACCGTCGACCTCCTGGTCGAGCGGATCGCATCGGCCGACGAGAGCGTGGTGATGGTGGCCTCGATGCTCTCGGCCCAGTTCGACGTCGACACGGTGGGGGACAGGGTCGCCGAGGCGCTCGACGCCGCCCTCGACCGCGGGGTCGAGGTCTCGCTGTTGATGCGACCCGAACTCGTCGACGCGCTGCCCGAGACCGTCGGCGAGCGCTACGCCTACGTGCTCTCGCCGAGCGAGCGGTTCAGGACCCGAACCAGTGACGCCGTCGAGCACACCTTCACCGTGGTCGACGGGGCCGAGACCTGCATCGAGGTCGGCCACCCGCTCGACCGCACGAAGGTGTTCGCGATGATCGACCTCGCGGACCAGGGGTTCGCGACCCAGGTCATGGCGGAGTTCGAACCCCGGTGGGAGCGGGCCGAACCGCTCGACCTCGAATAGCGAGGGAAACACGGATGGTACCCGGCGGGCCATCGGTGACGTGCTCCGTGCGACCACCCCCGACCTGCTCGTCGCGGCGGTCGTCGTCGCGACCTTCCTTGCGCTCGCGGTCCCACGGGTTCGAGGGATCCCGCTCTCACGCGCGCTGACGGCGGGCCTCGGTGCGGTCGCCGTCGTCGCGCTCGGTGGGCTCTCCCCCGAGGCCGCGTTCGCGAGCGTCGACCCGACGACCCTCTTGCTAGTCTTCGGGATGTTGGTCCACGTCGAGGCGCTCTCGACCTCCGGGGTCTACAGCTGGGCCGGGGCGGCGCTCGCGAACCGCGCGAGGACTACCCGCCGGCTCACCCTGGGTGCGACGTGTCTCGCGGCGGGTCTGAGCGCGGTCGCGCTCAACGACGCGACCGTCATCCTGTTGGCTCCGGTAGTGCTCGACGCCGCCGCGACCGCCGACGCCGACCCGACCCTCCCGGGCATCGGGCTCGTGGTCGGCGCGAACGTCGGGAGCCTCGCCACGCCGCTCGGCAACCCCCAGAACGCCTACATCCTTGCACAGAGCGCCGTCTCCGCCGGCGAGTTCGTCCGTCGGCTCGCGCCGGTGGCGGTCGTCTGCCTCGGGCTCGCCCTTGTCCTCCCTCTCCCGTTCACCGACCGCCGTCGGTTGCCTCCCGTCCCGGAGCCGTCGTTCGACCGGGGGTGGGCGGCGCTCGGCGGCGGCTTCCTCGTTGGCACGTTGTTCCTACTCGTCGCGTTGCCCGAGGTCGACGCGGGTGCGCTCGCCGCCGGAACGGCGCTGGCGCACCTCGGGGCCGTTCAGGTCGGGCGGCGGGTTCCCGCGGACGAAATCCTCGAACGACTCGACTGGGGTGTTTTAGTGCTGTTCGTCGGGCTGTTCGTCTTGACGGGGGCGATCCGCGGCGATAGCGTGTTCGTGGCGCTCCTGAACACCGTCGAGGGTGCGGGCGTCGTCGGTCGGACGGCCGCGACGTTCGGGCTCTCGGCGGTCGTGAGCAACGTGCCCGCCGTGCTGTTGCTCGCACCGGTCACCGCCGGCGAAACGGAGTGGCTCCGGCTCGCGGCGGTGAGCACGCTCGCGGGCAACGCGACGCCGGTGGCGAGCGCCGCGACCCTCATCGTGCTCGAACGCGCGCGTCGGTCGGACCAGCGCCTCTCGGTACTACGGCTGGTCGCCATCGGACTCCCGGTCTCGGTGCTCACGACGGTGGTCGCGGTCGTGCTCGTCTGAGAAAGAGCAGGCGTCAGTCG
This is a stretch of genomic DNA from Halococcus salsus. It encodes these proteins:
- the cofH gene encoding 7,8-didemethyl-8-hydroxy-5-deazariboflavin synthase subunit CofH, with protein sequence MADVSRGEFDFEHVPETDQSFENALRNARDGDRLSVDDGIELITTGTDSDGIDPERKEAVLEAADRRREEVVGDRVTFVANLNNNVTTACNTGCLFCNFKDSSHAFRTDSTVEHAGFTKTPTESREIVRAAAERGIYEVTSVSGLHPAFALDDEHHEILAGHANAARTVNYRPPAEYDTDPGTYLEQMRAMSTDGIHLHSMTPEEAYHAKRGTDWSYEEVYRRLKNAGLSSAPGTAAEILVDEVRDVICPGKIDTQGWLDAMEAAATVGLDMTATIMYGHVENEAHRVLHLEKVRDLQDRTGAITEFVPLSFVYPNTPLHDRGIVESGATEDEDELLIAVSRLFLDNIENIQSSWVKYGDQQGLKMLSCGANDFMGTILSEEITKRAGGEFGEYRSFAEYVEMISAIGRTPAERSTDYRQIRDIDPSEKTFGPRLGPQSDGTPLFDAGTTPATADD
- the cofG gene encoding 7,8-didemethyl-8-hydroxy-5-deazariboflavin synthase subunit CofG, with protein sequence MSGTLASEFGFSAHERDRLLTTGPADVDPAPALTFARNVFVPLTTACRYTCTYCTYFDPPGEATLMSREAVRDVLETGVDAGCTEALFTFGDTPDDRYTEIHDQLDDWGHDSIHDYLHEMCELALDVGILPHSNPGDLTREQMAPLAEVNASMGVMLETTADVDAHAGPRRKTPEQRLNTIRAAGEVGIPFTTGILVGIGEDWSDRADSLLAIRGLHEEYGHIQEVIVQPVAENERWRGSTPDVEDLRRAVAMARAALPAEISVQVPPNLAPVREVLDCGVDDLGGVSPITADHINPDYAWPALRELEEIAEFGGVPLRERLPTHAHYVEDGWLSPVIQRAIEADDAAGERYRAVLDG
- the cofC gene encoding 2-phospho-L-lactate guanylyltransferase, producing the protein MRVVVPFAADQPKTRLGDVLTPDERRDFARAMLHDVLDALRATSHDPTVLATAPLDADVPTTVDDRPLSAAVDAVLDDGPAAVVMADLPLATPAALSTLFDASGDVVLAPGRGGGTNALVARHPEFRTDFHGTSYLDHRRAARRVGARVGTVDSFRLATDIDEPADLAEVLIHATGAARDWLVDADIDLATNSTGRVTVRRV
- a CDS encoding complex I NDUFA9 subunit family protein; translation: MDVLVTGGGGFIGRYLCDELVERGHEVTALSRDPDPSIFDADVDTAVGDVTAYDSIEGAFEGRDVVVNLVALSPLFQPPGDKSHEGVHLRGTENAVRAAEAHDVPRFVQQSALGADPNGATAYIRAKGRAEDVVHESTLDWTIFRPSVVFGDGGEFVSFTKKVTPPYLAPLPRGGRTRFQPIWVGDLVPMLADAVEDDSHVGETYEIGGPAALTLADVAKLAYRAEGKPVSVVPVPMGLTKVGMAAIGPVPFVPFGPDQARSLEMDNVVTHNDIDAFGRSESDLTTLASYLGVR
- a CDS encoding APC family permease; translated protein: MAGRADDGAGGFARTVGLRDLLVMSVGGMIGPAVFYYPAVTAGRTGPAAVLAWLLAGVGMTAVALCYTELSTAFPEQGGPAVFPAETVGRRPVVRRFFAFLEGVCYAIGWVFGVSVSAWFIATYLGQVPGLGGVASHPVALAAVAVVASFVVTALGIDLTKRATLVLTAFILAVLVLVVGAGLGTVFAGDGGGFTPFLTGDALGFLGSMGVALSAYGAWTVIPASAEEVKRPAWTLPRAILGSLVVVTLLYTAVMVVFVAVIPTTTIMPNAPVFFAPLSVLAGAVGLGVVGEYLVPLAALVAVFTTMLVGITGTARVLLAMGRRGLLPAVFARVDDRTGTPVVGVAVVAAAALGLVFVRGFYGQIVLAALVGTVVPYVVNVVALVGLRRYRPDVTPTFEAPGGLALPAVALCFLGSMAAGLGVERPLTAGLVVGGVVVGFVLQEVVVEGKTRKTAASSDD
- the tmk gene encoding dTMP kinase translates to MLVTLEGIDGSGKTTVWEALHERYPDAVFTREPTTDSWYGDAVARSLADDDADPLAELFLYTADHAAHLARTVRPALDAGELVISDRYSDSRYAYQGAALDGVVKRPMEYIRGIHQPWTRPPDLTVYLDVDPETGAARSGATNKFEQAGYLAGVHANYERLIGYEPERFVRVDASAAPEDVLDGVEAALERVLDGG
- a CDS encoding FxsA family protein; amino-acid sequence: MLLRILGLLLLIPLFDMVVLVAVATLTPLGWVGTVALVVLTALVGGLLVRAEGRHTIRKIQRDVARGGLPADELLDGGLLIAAGVSLLTPGLVTDLLGVLLVVPVTRWPVRGALKRWLIVPYLDRKTGGIASGVVYGGGFPGGTETGDTYDVDPEEYDVNEGSG